The following are from one region of the Nicotiana tabacum cultivar K326 chromosome 3, ASM71507v2, whole genome shotgun sequence genome:
- the LOC142177983 gene encoding uncharacterized protein LOC142177983 encodes MVFTYVYRGWEWVAHDAHVLTEIAFNPDNSFPFPLSNKYYEIIIVDRRQTINKEENFNHAHAQLENIIERAFGVLKARFPILDKMAPYSVDVQRDVVVACFAVHNFIRKERLNDDLYDLYQVIFEEEGEHEQVSDEINGPS; translated from the exons ATGGTCTTCACTTATGTTTATCGTGGATGGGAATGGGTAGCACATGATGCACATGTTCTAACGGAGATTGCATTTAATCCAGATAATAGCTTTCCATTTCCTCTTTCTA ACAAGTACTAT GAGATTATCATCGTAGATCGTAGACAGACCATAAATAAGGAGGAAAATTTTAACCATGCTCATGCACAACTCGAAAATATTATTGAACGTGCTTTTGGAGTTTTAAAAGCAAGATTCCCAATATTGGACAAGATGGCTCCATATTCTGTTGATGTCCAAAGAGATGTTGTTGTTGCATGTTTTGCAGTTCATAATTTTATCAGGAAAGAGCGTCTAAATGATGACTTATATGATTTATATCAAGTAATATTTGAGGAAGAGGGAGAACACGAACAAGTATCAGATGAAATAAATGGACCTAGCTGA